In Fragaria vesca subsp. vesca linkage group LG1, FraVesHawaii_1.0, whole genome shotgun sequence, the sequence GCATTTCAAACTGGAAGAATCCAAAAGGGTATACAATCCCATTGGACAAACGTCTGGCTGCTGATGGGAGAGGCCTCCAAGATGTTCAGATTAATGATAACTTTGCCAAGCTTTCCGAGTCTTTGTATGTAGCAGAGCAGAAGGCTAGGGATGCAGTTGAATTAAGATCTAAAGTTCAGAGGGAGATGATGCAGAAGGAGAAGGATAGGAAAGAGCAGGAGCTGCGGGCCTTAGCTCAGAAAGCTCGTTCTGAGAGAACAGGAGCAGCACCCCCACCTTCCTTTCCAATGCCTTCTGAGAGAGCGGGCATGGATACTGATAGAAGAGGGGATTATGACCGTTCGAGGGAAAAGGAGATGGATTACCCAAAGGAGACAAGGGAGGAGAAAGAGCAGAGGTTGCAGCGGGAGAAGATCCGTGAGGAGCGACGCCGAGAGAGGGAAAGGGAGAGAAGGTTGGAAGCCAAAGATGCTGCAATGGGAAAGAAGAGTAAAATTACAAGAGATAGGGACCGTGATGTTAGTGAGAAAGTTGCCCTTGGCCAGGCTAATGGTGGAGCAGGAAGAGGGGGAGAGGTTATGTATGACCAGAGGCTGTTCAACCAGGAGAAGGGAATGGACTCTGGGTTTGCTACTGATGACCAGTACAATGTTTATGACAAGGGCTTGTTCACTGCTCAGCCTACCTTGTCCACTTTATACAGGCCAAAGAAGGATACCGATGCTGAGATGTATGGAGGGGCTGATGAGCAATTGGATAAGATTATGAAGACTGATCGCTTTAAACCGGACAAAGGATTCTCAGGAGCTTCTGAGAAGGCTGGTGGTCGGAGAGAGGGACCAGTTGAATTTGAGAAGGATGCTGAAGAAGCTGATCCATTTGGTCTCGACCGGTTTATGGTAAATGTAAAGACAGGCCAGAAGGCCATGGCAAAAATTGGCAAAGGAGGGACAATGAATGCAACTGCTGGGTCTTCAATGCGAGATAGCTCTGATACGGGTTCCGGGAGAAGCCGTATTGGGTTCGAAAGGGGGAGTCGCTAAGCAGGTGCCAATAGGCTTGTTCGAACATCCATCAGTATTAGCCCTTGGTGTTTCTTTTTTTGCTTAGACATTCAAATCATGTTTTTACCGTACTGCCTTGTTTTCTCTGGTTGTATAATGACGGAGTGATTCCTTTTATCCTGTATGTTATATGTTCACACTTTAAGTTGTGAAACTGTTATAACAATAGATTTGATCAACCACTTGATTCTCTACCTGGTAAAGAAAAGGGCATCTATTGGTTTGAGACTTTGAGAC encodes:
- the LOC101292337 gene encoding SNW domain-containing protein 1-like, which encodes MAALKELLPPAKSTATTYYDHSNDPWFKQRFSAAAEAEKAVVVKAKPVPPYQKRQGFVPRKVEDFGDGGAFPEIHIAQYPLGMGRDRLGKPGSKVLPVTVDSRGNISYDAIVKQNENSRKIVYSQHKDIVPKILKNEEDMMSDEEDEELQKEIEETTAETKAALEKIVNVRLSAAQPKNVATQSSDSKFIKYKPSQKSLAFNSGAKERIIRMVEMPVDPLEPPKFKHKRVPRASGSPPVPVLHSPPRPVSVKDQQDWKIPPCISNWKNPKGYTIPLDKRLAADGRGLQDVQINDNFAKLSESLYVAEQKARDAVELRSKVQREMMQKEKDRKEQELRALAQKARSERTGAAPPPSFPMPSERAGMDTDRRGDYDRSREKEMDYPKETREEKEQRLQREKIREERRRERERERRLEAKDAAMGKKSKITRDRDRDVSEKVALGQANGGAGRGGEVMYDQRLFNQEKGMDSGFATDDQYNVYDKGLFTAQPTLSTLYRPKKDTDAEMYGGADEQLDKIMKTDRFKPDKGFSGASEKAGGRREGPVEFEKDAEEADPFGLDRFMVNVKTGQKAMAKIGKGGTMNATAGSSMRDSSDTGSGRSRIGFERGSR